The Desulfosalsimonas propionicica DNA window TTTAATCTTATAATGACTTGAGATGATTACCCGGACGGTTTCTTTCCAACAGCACAGCTATTTCGATAGTGGCCATCCGAAGGAGACCAAGAGAACTTTCACAAAAGGAGGATGACACTATGGCAAATGGCACAGTAAAATGGTTCAGCGACAAAAAAGGCTTTGGTTTTATCGAGACCGAGGATGGAACAGATGTTTTTGTTCACCATTCCGGGATCAATGCAACCGGTTTCAAATCGCTCAACGAAGGCGACAAGGTCACTTTCACGGTTCAGCAGGGGCAAAAAGGCCCGGCAGCCGTTGACGTGACCGTGGTATAATTTATACCCGCACCATGAGGCAATTCAAAAAGCGTCCGGGATCTTTCCCGGGCGCTTTTTTTATTCGCGCAATTTTTTACCGGACAAACTGCAGGCAACTGCATGGCAGGTGTTTGCGGCCGAAACTTGACAACAATGTTTGGGCAGGACTATTTTAACAGCATTTGACATTTGAAATCTTTACCATACAGGAGTCTGACCATGGAAACAGCTATCAGATCCGCCGCCTGCAGCCTCATTTGCTGTCTCACAGCAGCCGCCATGTTTTTCCTGGCCTCCTCCCCGGCCATGGCCCAAAACCCGGATGAAGGGGGGCTTTTCCCGAAAGAGGAGATTTTCAAGCCGATCCTGGCCGACCCCAAGGAACCCCGGTTTTTCGGCTCTGTCCGCCACATAAACAATGAGATGAGAAAAGACTTTACCGGCGCGGCCATCGGTCTTGGCGAGACCTTTGGCGTCTACCGCAAAAACCTGGGACCCGAGCGTGCCTGGCAGATCAGCATCAGCGGCGGAGTCTTTTCCCATTTTGACATGGACACCTCCTCCTATGACCTGCTCAACTCGGATTACAGCATCGGCCTGCTGTGGACATACCGGGACCGGGACGCTTCCCTGCGCCTGCGGGTCTATCACCAAAGCTCTCACCTGGGCGATGATTACGTGTCAGACGATCCCGGCCTTCTGGATAAATACTCTGGATTTGACTACGAGGCCGCAGAGTTGATCACCGCCTACGACTGGGAGCCATTTCGCGTATACGGCGGCATCCACTACCTGCTCCAGCGGGACCCGGGCCACATGGACCGGTGGAGCTACCAAGCGGGGGTGGAATATGAAAGCCCCAGTCCAGTCCTTTTCCACGGGGTGCCCGTGGCCGGCGTGGATATCAAGGGAGTCCAGGAAAGAAGCTGGACCCCTGCCGTAAGTGTAAAGGCCGGACTCAAGTTCAAAACCGCAGACAGCAGCCGTGACATCATGGTCCTGGCCGAATACTATGACGGTTTTATTCCCTACGGGGCTTTTTATGACTATGACATGGACGCATTCGGCCTTGGGGTCTACTTCGGGTTCTGATCCATGCGGCAGGCTGCTGCATAGGGGTTGAGTGCATTGCGAATCTTCCAATCCGCAAGATCCCGCGACGCCGGGGCCACGGCTTTATCCGCCACGGAAGGGGACAAATCGGGCATGTACTGCCGAATCAGCGGCTCGGGAATGGTCGTGCCCAGGTTGTTTTCCAGCTGCTGCACCGCCGCCTGCAGCCGGTCTCGGCCCCAGTAATAGCGCACCCGGTCCAGGTAACTGAAAAGCACCCGCCAGTCCGGCACCGGTCCTGAATCGGGATGGTGACCGGACCAGTGCCCGGGAAACTGCGCCATCTCCTCGCAGAGCACCTCCCGGAGACCGGACAGGACAACATCTTTGCGGCTGCCGAGCCACTCCTGTTCAATGCAGGCCAGGGCAAACAAAACCTCGCGCAGGGCAAAGGTCAAAGCCGGCCCCACCTTGAGCAGACAGAAATGATCGCGCACCATCTGCGCAAGCGCATCCGGATGCTGAAAATCCGTGGCATGGATTTCATAGGTCATGGCATTGGGCAGCCGGTCATGGAAGGCGGACAGGGCCGCGGCCGGCAGCCGCTGGTACGGCGCCACCCAGAGACCGCCGAAGTCCACACCCGGCTGGACCACCACGGCAATGACCCGCAGCCAGGCATCCTCAAGTCCCAGGCGTTCAAACTCCTTTTGACAGCAGTCCAGGTACCCGGCCAGTTCACCGGGATCTGTCACCGGCACATCCCCGGGTTCCGCCATGGAACCGCCCGGGGTGGGCACTTCCGCACCGACCACGTAGACCGGCCAGGAGGCCCCGGCCGGCAGCTTTTTTGCCGCGGCTTCGGCTGCCCGGCACAGACGCGCAGCCCGCTCTGCGGAAACTTCCGGAGCCAGGGGGCCGTCCGGATCATCGCCCAGGGCCATGCTGGCATCCAGGTGAATCTTGGCATAACCCGCGGACACGCAATGGGCCACCAGGGTTTCGGCCTTGTCCATGGCGCTGTCGGCAGTCTCGTTTTTCCACACATGCGGGCCCAAATGATCGCCGCCGATAATCAGCCGCCCTTTGTCAAAACCCATTTGGTCTGCCATGGCGCTGATGTATCGGGTAAAATCCGCCGGTGTCATGCCGGCATAGCCGCCAAACTGGTTGACCTGGTTGCAGGTGGCCTCGATGAGCAGATCGCTGGTGTCTGCCGCAGCCCGGGCAAACGCGGCCAAAAGAACCCGCGGGTGAGACGAGCACACCGAGTAGATGCCTTCCGCCCTGCCCCTTCGCTGATGCGGCCCCATGGTTGTGAGTCGGTTCTGCATCATCATTAAAACACCGGCTGCGGCATGTCGTTTGGATAGTTCACGGTAAAGGAAATGGAAATCTCCCGGCTCCGGCCGGGTTCCAGCTCCATTTCCCACTGCATGACCCCTGACTTATCGGCAAAATCCTTTTGGTCGGGCTGCGGTGAAAAGGAAACGTCTTTTACCTCTATTCTGTCGGTTTTGGAAACCGGTACGCTGTCCCGCACATGGATTGTAACCGGTCTTTGCTTTCGGTTTTCCGCAACAATCCGGTATTCCAGTTCCCGCACCACCGTGTCACGCTCGATTTTGCCGAAAAACCGGGTCTCCTTGCGATGATCCCGAAGCTTTTCCCGCCGGACCGCCACTGATCGGTCCGCTCCCATGCCCAGCACAAAGGGACGGCCTGCGGGCTGCTGTTCCAGAAACATGCGGCCGGCATACCGGCCCTCGAAAAACACCTGCACCGGTCCGGCCAGCAGTTCACGATCCGCCTCTGCCCGGCATACAAGAAAGGCCTCTGGCACCCGGCGGGGAACGGCGAGGTGATAAAACCGGCTTTCAAGAGTGCGGGTAAAAAGGGGCAGCAGGCTTTCATCCTCCCCGGAGGCCACGGAAACCGGCACGGGCAGATCATATTCAAAGGACAGGGCGGTTTCATGCTTTTGCGCCTCAGCCATGGGTGCGGGTGCTTTGGCATGCGCGCCCATGGCCATCTCTTGCATGCGGGCGCCTGCGTCCCGGTCGGCTTTGCGCGCAACCGGGCCGGGAACATCGAGAAACCAGGGCGAAAGTTCGGGCAGCCGCCCGCCCTGGACCGGCTCGGCAGTGGAGACCGAAAGATCAACATCCTCCCAGTCCTCGCCTGTTTTCTGGCTGACCTGAGCCATCATGGAAAGATCCAGACCCTGGTCTGCATCCGCGGCCATGGCCCGGTAAACAGGCGACCAGCCGGCATTTTTCACCACGTACCTGGCGGCAATGTCAACAGTTTGAGCGATTTTTGAATCAAACAGGATTTCAATGGCCGAGGCGGTTTTGTCGGTCCGGTCCCGGAGCATATCCAGCTCCCGGTTCACCTGCCGGATCTGTTTTTCAAGCTTGTCCAGGCTGTCCTGCGCCTTTCGCTGCCCGGCCAAAACATTGGTGTACTGATTTCCCAGAAAATCCCGGGTAGCAGCCAGATCTTCCAGGGAGGGCATCTGCGTCTGAATTTCCCGGGGCACCTGGGTTGCGGAAAACTCCGCCACTGAATCCAGAAACGCCTCCTGGCGCTGGAGTGCGGTTTTTTCATCCGTGATTTCCTGCTGCTCTGCTTTGAGCTCATCACGCCGGGCTTCGAGTTCCCGGATCTTTTTCCTGGGCGAATCGGCAACCGGCATACTGGCCACCCCAACGCCCAGAATCTGCCCTTCTCCCCGGACTTCTGCGGTCACAGAATCCGGATCCATGGAAAAGGCATCCACGCCCACCAGCAAACGATGGGTGCCGGCATCCACAGCGGTTTGCCCCTGGCGGGTGACCCGGGCCTGGTCAAAATAAACCGTGGTGCTGGTGATTTTGGTGGAAACCGTCTGCTGTGCGCCAAACGCAACACCGGCAATGAGCACGAAACCGGTGATCATCACGGCCGCCCGGATTGTTTTCATATTCCCTCCCGTCGGATTTCAACCTTGTTTTGCAAATATTGTTTCACCTGTCCCAAAGGCAACTGTTTGCGGTGGAAAATGCCGGCTGCAAGGGCGGCTTCCACGCTTGTGCGCGTAAAGACCTCAAGGAAATGTTCGGCGCTGCCCGCACCGGATGAGGCGATCACGGGTATGGAGACCGCATCGCAGACCGCGCTGATCAGTTCCAGGTCAAAGCCCGCACCCGTGCCGTCCCGGTCTATGGAATTGAGCAGAACCTCCCCGGCGCCCAGCTCCTGGCAGACCCGGGCCAGGGTGACCGCATCCACGGGCCGGCCCTCACGCCCCCCGCTCACCGTGCACTGAAACCAGCAAAAACACCGGCCTTCCGGGTCGGGCTCAGCGGTTTCAATGACTACCTGGTCCGGGGCGTCTGCCGGGTCATGGACATAGACCCGCCTGGGATCCACCGAGATCACCACGGCCTGGCTGCCGTAGACCTCGGAAATCTGTTCGATGGCGCTTTCTCCGGTCTTTTTTCCGGTTTTGAGATAATTTTCCGCGATATAAACCGCATCGCTTCCAATGGAGATCTTGTCCGCGCCGGATCTGAAATATTGCGCAGCCACCTCCAGAGAAGACCAGTTGCGGCCGTCTGCATCCGTATAGCTTCGGATCCCGCCGCCAATGGTCAGGGGCACAAAAACGTGCTCAGATGTGCGGCGCAAAACATCGAGCATGGGCATGTCCTGCATGGGAAAATCCCGGAATCCCGTGATGTTTAAAAACGTGATTTCATCTGCCCCCTGGGCATAATAATCCCGGGCCAGGTCCACCGGACCGCCAAGATCCCGGACCTGCCCGTTTTCGCGCACATCATAATGATCCCCCTTGGTGACCACCAGCTGCCCGGCGTCATCTGCGCGCACATCCAGGCAGGCCACGATCCTTTTGGCCAGATGCGTCCGAACCGGGTCCCGGAGATCTATTGCGGCTTCCGGACCGGGTTCAAGAAAATTGCGCAGCACTGCAAGCCCGGCTGCCCCGCTTTTTTCCGGGTGAAACTGGGTGGCGGCGATGTTGCCCGCAGCCACGCTGCTGACAAACGACTGGCCGTAATCTGTCCGGGTCAGCACAACATCCGGGTTCTGCGGCACCACGTGATAGGAATGAACAAAATAGAATTTCTCGTCCTCGCCCAGGCCGGCAAAGAGGGGGGTCGGCTTTTTCACGCAAATGCCGTTCCAGCCGATGTGGGGCACGGACAACTCGGTTTCAAACCGCCGGACCTCGCCCGTGAAAAATCCGAGCCCCGCAATTCCGGGGGCTTCATGGCTTTTTTCAAAAAGGGCGTGCAGCCCCAGGCAGATGCCCAAAAAGGGCTTGTCCGCGCGCAAAAAGGTCAGCAGGGGCTCCACAAACCCTTTGTCACCCAGCACCTGCATCATTTTGCCAAAATTGCCCACCCCGGGAAAAACCAGTTTTTCCGCCCGGGCGATATCATCACCGGATGCGGCCATGTGCACGGTGTGGCCGGATTTTTCAATGGCATTGACCACGCTGCGGACATTTCCGGCGCCATAATCAAGCAGTGTTATCATTTTATCCCTTTTTCATCCCTGATTCCGGTTACCCCTGAGATTCAATCCTGACGGGCTTCAGGTTACCCGACTTGTGCGCCAAAATCAAGCCGGTTGCTTTTGCCTGCAATGTTGCTTGCATTATTAATGGTCTTGAACGATATTTTTTGATATTATATATGGATATCTGATAAATCGTTATAAAAACAAGCCAGTTATCCTTTTTACCGGATTTTTGCGGGGGAAACACCATGGATATTGCTCTACAGGAAAACATTGCCACTCTGGAAACCTTGCGCAAGGAGGCCCTGCAGTGCGGGGGTGAAAAGCGCATCGAGGTTCAGCATCTCAAGGGCAAGCTCACCGCCCGGGAGCGCCTTGAGCTGCTGCTTGACGAAGGCTCCTTTGAAGAATTTGACATGCTTAAAACCGGACGGGGAAGCGCCATCGGCGATGAACGCACCTATCCGGGCGACGGAGTGGTGGCCGGCCACGGAACAGTGGAGGGCCGGGAAGTGTGCGTGTTCAGCCAGGACTTCACCGTCATCGGCGGCTCCCTGGGTGAAGCCCACTCCCAGAAAATCTGCAAGGTCATGGATCTTGCCGTGCGCGTGGGATGCCCCATTGTGGGTCTAAACGACTCGGGCGGAGCCCGGATTCAGGAAGGCGTGGATGCGCTGGCCGCATACGGCGAAATTTTTTACCGAAACGTCAAGGCCAGCGGTGTGGTCCCGCAGATTTCCTGCATCATGGGCCCCTGCGCCGGGGGCGCGGTCTACAGCCCCTCCATGACCGATTTCGTGTTCATGGTCCAGAATTCCTCCTACATGTTTGTCACCGGCCCCAACGTGGTCAAAACCGTCATCCACCAGGACATCACCTCCGAGGACCTGGGCGGGGCCGGGGTCCACGGCGCCAAATCCGGGGTCGCCCATTTCACCCAGCCCAATGACATTCTCTGCCTTCGCGAAGTCCGGCGCCTGATGAATTACCTGCCGTCAAACAACAAGCAGAAAGCCCCCCTGGTGGATTTCAGCGATCCGCCCGAGCGCACGGACCCGGCACTGGATTATCTGGTGCCGCCCAATCCCGGGCAGACCTATGACATGAATGTCCTGATCTACAGCATCCTGGACGGGGCCGAGTTCATGGAGGTCCACCCGGATTTTGCCAAAAACATCATCTGCGGATTCGGCCGTCTGGGCGGCCAGGTGGTGGGCTTGGTGGCCAACCAGCCCGCAGTGCTGGCCGGTGTGCTCGACAGTGACGCCTCCACCAAGGCGGCTCGTTTTGTGCGTTTCTGCGATGCCTTTAACATCCCCTTAATCAGCCTGGTGGACGTGCCCGGGTTCATGCCCGGCCCGGAACAGGAGCACGGCGGCATTATCCGGCACGGGGCCAAGCTGCTTTATGCCTTTATCGAGGCCACTGTGCCCAGAATTTCCGTGATCGTTCGCAAGTCTTACGGCGGTGCCTACCTGGTGATGAACTCCAAGCACATCCACTGCGATGTCAATTACGCCTGGCCATCGGCGGAAATCGCGGTCATGGGCCCCAAGGGCGCCTCAGAGGTCATCTACCGCAGAGAAATCCAGGCAGCAGATGATCCCGGGGCCGTACTGAGCGAAAAAATGGCCGATTACCGCAGACGGTTTGCCAATCCCTTTCTGGCGGCCCGGCGCGGATATATTGACGATGTGATTTTTCCCCGGGACACCCGCCATCAGCTGATCCGTACCCTGCAGTTTCTGGAAGGCAAAACAGTGGAAAAACCTGACCGAAAACATGGAAATATCCCCTTGTGAGGCCGCAAATGTTGAAAAAAATCCTGATTGCCAACCGCGGCGAAATCGCAGTGCGCATTTTAAGAACCTGCAAGAAACTCGGCATTGCCACGGTAGCGGTTTACTCGGAGCCTGACATGCGCAGCCAGCATGCGCTGGAAGCCGATGAGGCCGTTTTTCTCGGCGGCAGCACGGCTGCGGAATCCTATCTGGACATGGAAAAGATCCTGGGCGTTGCACAAAAGAAACAATGTGATGCCATCCATCCCGGTTACGGGTTTCTGTCTGAAAATCCAAAGTTTGCCCGGATGGCCGAAGAAGCCGGAATCACCTTTGTGGGCCCTTCAGCGGCCGCCATCGAGAAGATGGGTGACAAGGTGTCATCCCGGCATATTGCCGAAAAGGCCGGGGTCCCGGTTATTCCCGGCGGCACCGAACCCCTGGCCGACTTTGCCGCGGCCGGCCGGGCCGCCCAAGAAACCGGCTACCCCCTGATCCTCAAGCCCGCAGGCGGCGGGGGCGGCAAGGGCATGCGCATTGTGGAACAAAAAGAGGCCCTGGAACCGGCCTGGAATGCCAGCCGGGCAGAGGCCCAAAAAGCCTTTGGCGATGACCGGATTTTCATTGAGCGATACATTTCCCGGCCCCGTCACATCGAAATCCAGGTCATTGCCGACGGATTTGGAAACGCCCTGTACCTGGGAGAGCGGGAGTGCTCCATTCAGCGCCGCTACCAAAAGGTCATCGAGGAGGCCCCGGCCCCGGGTGTGGACGCGGCTCTGCGGGAAAAAATGGGGGCGGTGGCCTGCAGCCTGGTCCACCAGGCCGGCTACACCAATGCGGGCACCGTGGAATTTGTCATGGATGCCCAGGGCGAATTTTTCTTTCTGGAGATGAACACCCGCCTGCAGGTGGAGCACCCGGTCACGGAAATGGTCACCGGCCTGGATCTCGTGGAAATGCAGCTCGAAATTGCTGCCGGAAAGCCCCTGAAGTTGGCCCAGAAGGACCTGCAGATCAAGGGATGGGCCATTGAGGCCCGAATTTGCGCCGAGGACCCGGACAAAGCCTTTTTCCCGGCCACAGGCCTGGTGACCCGTTATGCCGAGCCCCGGGGCCGGCACGTGCGCGTGGACAGCGGTATTCATGCCGGAAGCCTGATCAGCGTGTTCTACGACTCACTGCTGGCCAAGATCATCTGCTGGGGCAAGACCCGGGAGCAGGCCAGAACGCGCCTGATCGGAGCATTAAACGGCTATCATATCGAAGGCGTGACAACAAACGTGGATTTTGTCAACCGGATTCTCAATCTCAAGGCCTTTTCGGACGGAAAGCTCACCACTGACTTCATCCCCGAGAACTTCGACGGCGCCGAAGCAAAGGATCCGCCGCCCCAAGAGCACCTCCGGCGTCTGGCCATGGCCGTGACCCTGATCTTTCACTGCAGAAATACGTTGATGCGTGAATCCTTAAAGCCCATGGTCTCGCCCATCGGCACCCGCATCCCGCCCCGGGAGCAGCACGAATACCGTGTCAAGTGCGGCGATGACGCCTTTGAGGTGAAATTGCGCCTCAATTCCGCGGAAAACAACTGGACTTTTTCCATAAACAGCCGGGACTACGATGTGACCCACCCGCCCCTGGAGTTTTACCGCCGCCGCCTGAAGCTGACCATAAACGGCCTGGTTCACCGGTTTATCATCCGTTTTGCCGGAAACTTCATCGCCGGGTCCTACTGCGGGGTGAACCGGATTTTCGAAATCTACACGCCCCGGGAATGGGAACTGGCCACACACATGCCCAGCCCGATCAAGCAGGTTTCCGAAAATGTCATCCGCTGCCCCATGCCTGGCCAGGTGGTCGAAGTCCGGATCAAGCCCGGAGAGCGGGTCTACAAGGGCCAGGAGGTGGCCATCCTGGAATCCATGAAAATGGAAAGCGGCGTGGCCTCTCCCAGAGACGGCATTGTCGACGAGGTCCGGGTAAAAAAACAGCAGACCGTGGAATCCGGCGACGTTTTGGTCACATTTGCCAAAGAACCGGCCTAAAATAAAATCTTATCCCCATTCTGTCCCAGGCCCCATGCCGGGGCGCAGAACACAACTGCGTCCCCGGCTGTTTTTTTCCTGCCGATGACTTTCTGACGATCACTTGCGTTTTTTTGAAAATTAAGGGTTGCATTTTTGAAAATTATGAGCATATTCTCACATACAAAATGAGACTATGCTCATTTGATATAGATTTTTCAAATCGACCCAAGGCGCTGGTATCCGATGATGACTGTAGCCAGAACACTTTATCCTCAGATTCATACAAAAAATATGGATACGGAAACAACACGGCAGATTTCCCCGGAATCCGCGGCAGCCATACTCGACAGCATTTCTGACGGGGTGTTTACCATTGATGAAAGCTGGCGGATCTCGGAATTTAACCGGGCCGCAGAGGAAATCACCGGGATTTCCCGACAGGAGGCCATTGGGAAACCCTGCTACGAGGTGTTTCGCGCCAGCATGTGCGAGGTGGACTGCGCCATGAAGCGCACCCTGAAAACCGGAGAACCTGAAATCAACCGTTCCGGATTCATCGTGGATGCAGAGGGTACCCGCATTCCTGTCAGTGTTTCCACGGCATTGCTAAGGGACAGCGCTGGCAAAATCATCGGAGGTGCGGAGACCTTCCGGGATCTAAGCCTCGTCGAAGCGCTGCGCAAGGAACTTTCCGGCAGATACCAGCTCGGTGACATGGTGAGCCGGAGCCCGGACATGCAGCAGATATTTGAACTGGCAGCCCAGGTAGCGGCGTCCACGAGCACGGTTTTGCTCCGGGGAGAGACCGGGACCGGCAAGGAGTTGCTGGCCCGTGCCGTCCACGGACTGAGCCCGAGAAACAAGGGGCCATTTATGGCGGTTAACTGCGGGGCTCTGCCGGATACGCTGCTGGAATCGGAATTGTTCGGCTACAAGGCTGGTGCGTTTACGGGCGCCAACCAGGACAAGCCCGGCCGGTTTGCCCGGGCCCAGGGGGGCACTCTTTTTCTTGATGAAATCGGCGATATCAGCCCGGCTTTACAGGTGCGCCTGCTGCGGGTGCTGCAGGAAAAACAGGTGGAGCCCCTGGGGGGAACCGCGCCCATAGACGTGGATGTGAGGGTGATTGCCGCCACCCACCGGGATCTGGAAAAAATGGTTGAAGCCGGAGAGTTCCGGCAGGACCTTTTTTACCGGATCAACGTGATCAAAATCGACATTCCGCCGCTGCGAAAGCGCAAGGAAGACATCCCGCTGCTGGTGGATCACTTTATCGGGCGGTTCAACCACATTCAGGCCAAGGCCGTCAAAGGCGTGACCGGCGAAGCCATGGGCCTGCTCATGACCCATGATTACCCGGGAAACGTCCGGGAACTGGAAAACCGTATCGAGCATGCATTCGTGCTATGCGAAAATGGATGGATCGAACCCCGGCACCTGCCGGAGGGTTGCGGCGGGATCAAATCCTCGGGCAGCACGGCAGCCAACTTCCAGGATGCGGTCAATGCCTTCGAGGCCCAGCTGATTCGGGAAGCCATGCGGGAAAACGGGTACAACAGGCTGAAAACAGCCCGCAATTTGGGCATTCACAAAACAACCCTGTTTCGGAAAATGAAATCCCTGGGTATTGCATTCCCCGAATACGACGGGCGCAATCGAATGGCGGAATAAATTGCAAAACTGCAACACCGTAATTGAATACAAATGCACGACTGCAGCCCAAAAGAAATCCGAAAGTATCTGCATCATTGGATAACAATCTGTAATAACGATAATATTTTATCAACCGGCGCAAATGGCATGCATTATGCTTCAGTCTCAAAAGACTGGAGGTGAAACGGCAATGAAGGTTGCCCTGGCAGTATGGAACGGCAGAATATCCCCGGTATTTGATGTATCCCGGCAACTGCAGATTATGGATGTGCAAGACGGCCGGGTGGTCAATCGCGTTACCGTGCATTTTGCAAACGATCACCCCGTGCACAAGGTGCAGCGGCTGCTTGACATGGAAGTTGACATTCTGCTCTGCGGGGCGGTTTCCCGTCAAATGGCCGCCGTCCTGGATTCTTATGGAATCCGGCGGCATGATTTCATTGCCGGCGATATTCGGGAAGTCGTTGATGCCTATATCCGGGGCGCCCTTCCCAGTGCCGAGATGAGCATGCCGGGTTGCTTTTCCAGGCGCAACCGGAGACGCGCCAAAAACCGAAAAGGAAAGAGACAAAAATGAAAATCGCGGTTTCTGCAACAGGCAACACACTGGACTCAGATCTGGACGCACGATTTGGCCGCGCGGCCTGCTTTATTGTCGTGAACCCGGAAGACCTTACTTTCGAGGTGGTCGAAAACACCCAGAATCTCAACGCCGCCCAGGGCGCCGGCATTCAGGCAGCCAAAACCGTTGCCGACCAGGGGGTCAACGCGGTGCTGACGGGCAATTGCGGACCAAAGGCGTATGCCGTTCTGGAACAGGCCAAAATCCCGGTTATCACGGGCCTTTCAGGCAGTGTCAAGGAAGCGGTGGAACAATACAAAAAAGGCGGACTTGCCGCTGCAGCCGGGCCCAATGTAAACGGCCACTGGATGTAACCAACACAACAAGCAAGGAGAATGTATATGAAATTTGCCATTCCTCTGGCAAACGGCAAACTGACGGCGCACTTCGGCCATGCTCAGGAATTTGCACTCATTTCAACGGAAAACAATCAGGTGCAGGACAAGCAGTTCCTGGTACCGCCCCCGCATGAACCGGGTGTGCTGCCCAAATGGCTGGCCGACCAGCAGGTGGATGTGGTGCTTGCCGGGGGCATGGGCGGCAAGGCCATTGATCTGTTTTCCCGGGCCGGAATCCGTGTGGTTACCGGTGCCCCGGTGGATGAACCCGAGCTCTTGGTGGCCCAATATCTCAACAGTTGCCTGGAAACAGGAGACAATGCATGTTCCGGCGGTGGCGGCGATAAAGAAGGCCACCAGTGCCGGCATTGAAAATAAAGGATTTACCCATGATTATCAGCGTGGCAAGCGGCAAGGGCGGAACCGGCAAGACAACCGTGGCAACCAGCCTCGCCCTGGCCATCGGCAATTCAGCACAATTAATGGACTGTGACGTGGAAGCGCCCAATGCACACCTGTTTCTCAAACCCGTACTGGAACCGGAAGAAAGTGTATTTATGCCGGTGCCCGTGGTGGATGAGGACAAGTGTACCATGTGCGGGCTGTGTGCGGAAATCTGCCAGTTCAACGCCATTATCACCATTGCCGATACCGTAATGACATTTCCCGAACTCTGCCACGGATGCGGGGGATGTCAGGCAGTGTGCCCGGCAGGGGCGATCGGGGAAGGCAAAAGAACCATTGGCATTATCGAGCATGGCCGTTGCAATGACCTGGAGTTTGTCCACGGACGCCTCCGCATCGGCGAAGCCATGGCACCTCCCTTAATCCGGCAGATCCGTTCCCGCATCAAACCGGAGAAAACAGCCGTCATCGACGCCCCGCCGGGCACTTCCTGCCCGGTCATCGCTGCTGTCCAGAACACGGATTTTGTTGTCCTGGTCACCGAGCCCACACCCTTTGGGTTAAACGACCTGCAGCTGGCCGTGGAAACCATGAAAATTCTTGAAATTCCCTGCGGCGTGATCATCAACCGCTCGGATATCGGAGACGACCGGGTGGCAGATTACGCAGCCGCCGAAAACCTCCCGGTTTTAATGGAGATCCCTTATGAACGGGGCATTGCAGAGGCCTATTCCCGGGGCGAACCCCTGGTGGAAAGTTTTCCGCAATGGCGGCAACGGTTTGCCACGCTCTATGAAAAGATTTGCCAACTTGCGACCGGGAGGGAACAATGAAGGAACTGGTGGTCATCAGCGGAAAAGGCGGCAGCGGAAAGACCAGCATCACAGCGGCTTTGTCCCAGCTGGCCCAAAAGCCCGTGCTCTGCGATGCAGACGTGGATGCAGCCGACCTGCACCTGATCCTGTCACCGAAGATCAGGGAAAGCCAGGAATTTATGGCCGGGCACACGGCATCCATCGTCAAAGAACGGTGTACCGAATGCGGCAAATGCCTGGAATTGTGCCGGTTTAATGCCATAAACGCGGATTTTGTGGTGGATCCCGTATCCTGCGAGGG harbors:
- a CDS encoding sigma-54 interaction domain-containing protein; its protein translation is MDTETTRQISPESAAAILDSISDGVFTIDESWRISEFNRAAEEITGISRQEAIGKPCYEVFRASMCEVDCAMKRTLKTGEPEINRSGFIVDAEGTRIPVSVSTALLRDSAGKIIGGAETFRDLSLVEALRKELSGRYQLGDMVSRSPDMQQIFELAAQVAASTSTVLLRGETGTGKELLARAVHGLSPRNKGPFMAVNCGALPDTLLESELFGYKAGAFTGANQDKPGRFARAQGGTLFLDEIGDISPALQVRLLRVLQEKQVEPLGGTAPIDVDVRVIAATHRDLEKMVEAGEFRQDLFYRINVIKIDIPPLRKRKEDIPLLVDHFIGRFNHIQAKAVKGVTGEAMGLLMTHDYPGNVRELENRIEHAFVLCENGWIEPRHLPEGCGGIKSSGSTAANFQDAVNAFEAQLIREAMRENGYNRLKTARNLGIHKTTLFRKMKSLGIAFPEYDGRNRMAE
- a CDS encoding NifB/NifX family molybdenum-iron cluster-binding protein; the encoded protein is MKVALAVWNGRISPVFDVSRQLQIMDVQDGRVVNRVTVHFANDHPVHKVQRLLDMEVDILLCGAVSRQMAAVLDSYGIRRHDFIAGDIREVVDAYIRGALPSAEMSMPGCFSRRNRRRAKNRKGKRQK
- a CDS encoding NifB/NifX family molybdenum-iron cluster-binding protein; the encoded protein is MKIAVSATGNTLDSDLDARFGRAACFIVVNPEDLTFEVVENTQNLNAAQGAGIQAAKTVADQGVNAVLTGNCGPKAYAVLEQAKIPVITGLSGSVKEAVEQYKKGGLAAAAGPNVNGHWM
- a CDS encoding acyl-CoA carboxylase subunit beta, giving the protein MDIALQENIATLETLRKEALQCGGEKRIEVQHLKGKLTARERLELLLDEGSFEEFDMLKTGRGSAIGDERTYPGDGVVAGHGTVEGREVCVFSQDFTVIGGSLGEAHSQKICKVMDLAVRVGCPIVGLNDSGGARIQEGVDALAAYGEIFYRNVKASGVVPQISCIMGPCAGGAVYSPSMTDFVFMVQNSSYMFVTGPNVVKTVIHQDITSEDLGGAGVHGAKSGVAHFTQPNDILCLREVRRLMNYLPSNNKQKAPLVDFSDPPERTDPALDYLVPPNPGQTYDMNVLIYSILDGAEFMEVHPDFAKNIICGFGRLGGQVVGLVANQPAVLAGVLDSDASTKAARFVRFCDAFNIPLISLVDVPGFMPGPEQEHGGIIRHGAKLLYAFIEATVPRISVIVRKSYGGAYLVMNSKHIHCDVNYAWPSAEIAVMGPKGASEVIYRREIQAADDPGAVLSEKMADYRRRFANPFLAARRGYIDDVIFPRDTRHQLIRTLQFLEGKTVEKPDRKHGNIPL
- a CDS encoding acetyl/propionyl/methylcrotonyl-CoA carboxylase subunit alpha, producing MLKKILIANRGEIAVRILRTCKKLGIATVAVYSEPDMRSQHALEADEAVFLGGSTAAESYLDMEKILGVAQKKQCDAIHPGYGFLSENPKFARMAEEAGITFVGPSAAAIEKMGDKVSSRHIAEKAGVPVIPGGTEPLADFAAAGRAAQETGYPLILKPAGGGGGKGMRIVEQKEALEPAWNASRAEAQKAFGDDRIFIERYISRPRHIEIQVIADGFGNALYLGERECSIQRRYQKVIEEAPAPGVDAALREKMGAVACSLVHQAGYTNAGTVEFVMDAQGEFFFLEMNTRLQVEHPVTEMVTGLDLVEMQLEIAAGKPLKLAQKDLQIKGWAIEARICAEDPDKAFFPATGLVTRYAEPRGRHVRVDSGIHAGSLISVFYDSLLAKIICWGKTREQARTRLIGALNGYHIEGVTTNVDFVNRILNLKAFSDGKLTTDFIPENFDGAEAKDPPPQEHLRRLAMAVTLIFHCRNTLMRESLKPMVSPIGTRIPPREQHEYRVKCGDDAFEVKLRLNSAENNWTFSINSRDYDVTHPPLEFYRRRLKLTINGLVHRFIIRFAGNFIAGSYCGVNRIFEIYTPREWELATHMPSPIKQVSENVIRCPMPGQVVEVRIKPGERVYKGQEVAILESMKMESGVASPRDGIVDEVRVKKQQTVESGDVLVTFAKEPA